The Plasmodium yoelii strain 17X genome assembly, chromosome: 8 genome includes a region encoding these proteins:
- a CDS encoding helicase — translation MMTNWYFRQIINQKNGTFCKNLKSSLFKTKVLRNISITRRVRKRNIQTNINDDGNFEINKGMGEQDSIKGNIKNINKSILREKREKIKDELYKNSFLDYNFKINIYLKLNELKIYNPTEIQKNVIPLLLQGKEEKELTKNKNEIDIMSSQNLYKNILKNRAYINNYLKSNSYMDTDFYDLEKYKCVDTYEDDRHANSKYNKYENNEINTTNNSKNVAKCFNDIYVIVSPDNSGKTLSYFLPIIDNFYKNNENIMTNLSNFYNFLNKYNYKKYRNKLFRKKEKLRYLKNKENLFFNISYEKFKVKNRYIYMRRFNNFNVSNSYISNKKNNKLNSLKHKKNVYFPYAIILTNTREAACELFSFLKCFDINIELLAGGYGNKKKSIKKFHVQSFHSNKKDKINFCDNDDMSNKNPDNCFNTESQFISSNNFLKKIKSNSKKKNNVINYNIDVLIGTPDKIFEKLDNAKNKHLYNLKFLKYLVVEESETLCNPFNEKKLQLIFNHVKNYTNMYYFRRPALLNQDGTHNDTEHEEKKETQKLEDEEKADKINTRKRSNNTIKELNKKYTSLSEEANENDQDYEYLKDDESEIRDEKNNNSTINNEDIDNSCDETKPVKTKNKNESIIKKIESIENVKNTINSNIPITIFVSATKTFCISEFLSNNIRSKYVQQIINLNSHDIRSEIKHVFINSKSKEKVSLLLEILSNKELKTKDGNNNSQRNEKKGVKGNSHMFLNKYVIFCNTRKSVMNLKDILSELKYKVSCIHNEMNYKDRSHNYRNFKKNKTNILICTNILSRGVHFENCEIINYDISNNINDYIYKSSKVNLNKFNNTSNSLTSFFNKKNTSLVNDIIEKTVDKKQIIFQNLNKKVSRMLNIHNKYYDIIKKKKKYQKRGGRKALNMAPRRNCLSKKNKILSKKLYFYHKMGIERKRLIKKGILKGHEKIPRYPNRKAEIYDSNEYNTVTKLEDGSLQILRKKRKSKKHTNDEQGSYDQETIVLDNMPTYEDETKIKEKKHQKKTYF, via the coding sequence ATGATGACAAATTGGTACTTTAggcaaataataaatcaGAAAAATGGAacattttgtaaaaatttgAAATCAAGTCTTTTCAAAACAAAGGTATTAAGAAATATATCAATTACACGACGAGTACGAAAAAGAAATAtccaaacaaatataaatgatgatGGAAATttcgaaataaataaaggaATGGGAGAACAAGACTCAATAAAAGggaatattaaaaatataaacaaatcaATACTTAGGGAAAAGcgtgaaaaaataaaagatgaattatataaaaatagttttttagattataattttaaaataaatatatatttaaagctTAATgagttaaaaatatataacccaacagaaattcaaaaaaatgtaattccGTTGTTGTTACAAGGAAAGGAAGAAAAAGAGCTtacgaaaaataaaaatgaaatagatATAATGTCTTcacaaaatttatataagaacattttaaaaaatagagcatatattaataactATTTAAAATCGAATTCATATATGGATACtgatttttatgatttaGAAAAGTACAAATGTGTTGATACATATGAAGATGATAGACATGCAAATagcaaatataataaatatgaaaataacgAAATAAATACAACAAACAATAGTAAAAATGTAGCAAAATGctttaatgatatatatgttattgtTAGTCCAGATAATAGTGGTAAAACGCTGAGTTATTTTCTTCCTATTATTgacaatttttataagaataatgaaaatattatgacGAATTTgtctaatttttataactttttaaataaatataattacaaaaaatatcgAAATAAACTATTCcgtaaaaaagaaaaattaagataccttaaaaataaagaaaatttattttttaatatatcctatgaaaaatttaaagtaaaaaatagatatatatatatgagaAGATTTAACAATTTCAATGTCAGTAATAGTTAtattagtaataaaaaaaataataagctTAATAgtttaaaacataaaaaaaacgtTTATTTTCCATATGCCATTATATTGACAAATACTAGAGAGGCAGCTTGTGaacttttttcatttttaaaatgttttgATATAAATATCGAGCTTTTGGCTGGTGGttatggaaataaaaaaaagtccATCAAAAAATTTCATGTCCAATCTTTTCATTCTAACAagaaagataaaataaatttttgtgATAACGACGATATGTCCAATAAAAATCCAGACAATTGTTTCAACACAGAATCTCAATTTATTAGTAgcaataattttttgaaaaaaataaaaagtaattctaaaaaaaaaaataatgttataaattataatatcgATGTTTTAATAGGAACACCTGataaaatttttgaaaaattagaTAATGCTAAAAATAAGCAtttgtataatttaaaatttttaaaatatttagtaGTAGAAGAATCTGAAACATTGTGTAATCcttttaatgaaaaaaaacttCAACTTATATTTAACCACGTTAAAAATTACacaaatatgtattattttaggAGACCTGCATTATTAAATCAAGATGGGACTCATAATGATACTGAACATGAAGAGAAAAAAGAGACACAAAAATTGGAGGATGAAGAAAAGGcagataaaattaatactaGAAAGAGGAGTAATAATACTATTAAAGAAttgaacaaaaaatatactagTCTTTCTGAAGAAGCTAATGAAAATGATCAAGattatgaatatttaaaagatgATGAATCAGAAATTAgggatgaaaaaaataataattccaCTATTAACAATGAAGATATAGACAATTCTTGTGATGAAACAAAACCTGTaaagacaaaaaataaaaatgaaagcatcatcaaaaaaattgaaagtattgaaaatgtaaaaaatacgataaattcaaatattcCTATTACAATATTCGTATCGGCAACAAAAACATTTTGTATAAGTGAATTTTTGAGCAATAATATCAGAAGTAAATATGTGCaacaaataattaatttgaatAGCCATGATATTCGTAGTGAAATAAAGcatgtttttattaatagcAAAAGTAAGGAAAAAGTTTCTTTACTTCTCGAAATTCTTAGCAATAAAGAGTTGAAAACAAAagatggaaataataatagtcaAAGAAATGAAAAGAAAGGTGTAAAAGGTAATTCACATATGTTTTTAAAcaaatatgtaatattttGTAATACTCGAAAAAgtgtaatgaatttaaaagatatattatCAGAATTAAAATACAAAGTCAGTTGTATTCATAATGAAATGAATTATAAAGACAGAAGTCATAATTATAggaattttaaaaaaaacaaaacaaatatattaatatgtacAAACATACTAAGTAGAGGTGTACATTTTGAAAATTgtgaaattataaattatgatattagtaataacataaatgactatatttataaatctaGCAAAGTCAActtaaacaaatttaataacaCAAGTAATTCATTAacatctttttttaataaaaaaaatacaagtCTAGTAAATGATATTATAGAAAAAACTGTtgataaaaaacaaataatttttcaaaatttaaataaaaaagttagTAGAATGcttaatatacataataaatattatgatattataaaaaaaaaaaaaaaatatcaaaagaGGGGTGGAAGAAAAGCATTAAATATGGCGCCTAGAAGAAATTGTCtcagtaaaaaaaataaaattttgtcaaaaaaattatatttttatcataaaatgGGTATTGAACGAAAGAGGCTCATTAAAAAAGGGATACTTAAGGGTCACGAAAAAATACCACGATATCCAAATAGAAAAGCAGAGATATATGATAGCAATGAATATAATACTGTAACCAAATTAGAAGATGGATCATTACAAATATTAAGGAAAAAGAGAAAATCGAAAAAACACACAAATGATGAACAAGGAAGCTATGATCAAGAAACTATCGTTTTGGACAATATGCCAACTTATGAGGatgaaacaaaaataaaggaaaaaaaacatcaaaaaaaaacatatttttag
- a CDS encoding 40S ribosomal protein S29, putative, whose amino-acid sequence MGCIQNVHPKKYGQGSRQCRVCSNRHAIIRKYNINICRQCFRERADIIGFKKYR is encoded by the exons atGGGTTGTATACAAAACGTTCACCCAAAAAAATACGGTCAAGGATCAAGGCAATg cCGAGTATGCTCCAACAGGCACGCAATCAtaagaaaatataacatCAATATATGTAGACAATGCTTTAGAGAAAGAGCTGATATAATTGGATTTAAAAAG TATAGATAA
- a CDS encoding ATP synthase subunit C, putative gives MNRFFFNTLNSSALFQNFKFKSSFLNTGYSIASRNVTINAGNTISNNGLYKNYNFLRFYHTSPFMCKTINTQNTNAILKDEKNSINTKLGVRHDSGIASLSAAIALMSVGGVAQGIGSLFSALVLGTSRNPSIKDELFTYTLIGMGFLEFLGIICVLMSAVLLYS, from the exons atgaataggtttttttttaatacgcTAAACTCTTCGGCcctttttcaaaattttaaatttaagaGCTCATTTTTAAATACTGGATATTCAATAGCAAGTAGAAATGTAACAATCAACGCTGGAAATACCATTTCAAATAATGGcttatacaaaaattataattttctcaGATTTTACCACACCTCACCATTTATGtgtaaaacaattaataCCCAAAACACCAATGCTATCCTCAag gaCGAAAAGAATAGCATTAACACTAAATTAGGTGTTAGACATGATAGTGGTATAGCAAGTTTATCAGCAGCTATTGCATTGATGTCAGTTGGAGGG GTTGCTCAAGGTATTGGAAGTTTATTTTCAGCTTTGGTTTTGGGTACTAGTAGAAATCCATCTATAAAGGACGAATTATTTACTTATACTTTAATTGGGATGGGTTTTTTGGAATTTTTag GTATTATTTGTGTCTTAATGAGCGCAGTTTTactatattcataa
- a CDS encoding ribosomal protein L37e, producing MGKAGKGTGSFGKRNGKSHFLCLRCGKRSYHLQKKRCASCGYPDAKKRRYNWSVKAKRRNTIGTGRCRYIKTLRRKLKNKFAEGSTPKPKQR from the coding sequence atgggTAAAGCTGGAAAAGGTACAGGGTCATTTGGTAAGAGAAATGGAAAAAGTCATTTCCTTTGCTTAAGATGTGGAAAACGAAGTTAtcatttacaaaaaaaaagatgtGCTTCATGCGGATATCCAGATGCTAAGAAAAGAAGATATAACTGGTCAGTAAAAGCAAAAAGAAGAAATACAATTGGTACTGGACGATGTAGATATATTAAAACTTTAAGAAgaaaactaaaaaataaatttgctGAGGGAAGTACCCCTAAACCCAAACAAAGATAA
- a CDS encoding erythrocyte membrane protein, with protein MSTHKDSKDNNDNKENKESGSGTKKVVKGSTPNKNSNWKIKESSWGNEDKNIIKKGSDNNTKEKNVIKKNENKKENKNSTNNNNSNGDCLTNSNNVNSIDKLKNEENKEDVNDEICDGNQKDNKDEKRKKKKNKANANTENGENNSGKGKGKEEMNTENYFEKDNDNNTMNIKNNNNKNSSTHGKTAKENKHTIKNEKNEYGHYNNYNGNNNNDWRANNNYDGNNKNSSYNYKNNNNVSNVNSNTNKDKTSEYNDAGANNNTLMKDFNKKKVYNKHENNNTNGTVNNFPNKNSYKYDYNNNSPNNNTNNSSNNNKNYNIKGNKNYKMNNVVNNNNPIPYIDYPHNENGTNPVNNMFVYNNGNILNPANNSVINGSINSSSNNNNYIGNGYLYNYAYNCFFDENEGKNMDLAPNYYSAKFGGTGPDGYNANNTPNNNNRNNNSNGNEANAIDARFNYNKLMGDIYNYLPMNYYYYNLNNMYFNNPNHNNYNNFHSIYHDNMKNRKNKKFLYDKNKKKNYKNLNTSNIYNEMKNRVIEIFKRENIMSDDYLLYYMYNNIKLNIDVIAKHPYIAPLVTIGGGGAPATSANNGNTNATVSDNNNNNNMEILANVLNDLKCINVGKRDDTIDDETKKGIADSGNNGAIDVIEDSDNTNALLSGEVGKTSDNNIKIGTSEDVVASQHTEDGDNALKNKSENNVASGEVEKGETPDSIEKLGKENEASKAGISDKVEGTKREDFVSEDKGEEKSGDKNNENDGKDNNDKPQESDEKDEKLEDSTDGAGKNGEDEEKKEKNKMTKKSEEEKNTEKLSFEEDNKNFLLNLNNKRNVIIIRDINSHYINVIKSIVLSTPNIQPNDVLNIRNDVNNTIFITLRNEKKTEALAQYLKTKSVNDKKLNVRIKTTQKIQNIIENNIFKISNVANNNPQENNSNTGNANNNVDSSSTTTVAGSSINQGTSIIGANSQTVIGGIPNSSNPPAMPIGPPKHFYNYNNLYYIPNGLNGYDNNMYGHHGGNNPNPHFDAYFNYYNYNVNNSSHNLFPNMNIYDPYNAYNMYNDMYGQGNDMKGNKHMHNNHKGMKYIRGMDGTNNNMVRMPGNYNGLDGENYYNNMYNNNIMPGGVNSVSYTNAHLDSGNNNKKNEKYNDDSRKFYGDNDKNNNVARGSKNAKDTPNDGNNSGRKNNRNNNSNNNAKNNSKNNSKNNRNRSRSSSNCNNNTNGNNNNNNSNNGSGNNGNSGNSGNSGTNNNSGNNNNNSNSNNNSGNTNGNDNKNMMKVNDYGKNFKSNKNNKKEPHGMKYENVGTKNDGKTFERKKGKGYFNKKNINAISSNNNKGVEKKASNGGNGEGDEELEKKKKKKNEIKKKTDITENEDSNDSIKTAHEKKKKPLKKDNDKNNNQIDGEQNGTNEDEHDEDRKGNKKEWKNKDSNNSNSLGTDSKDQTKYNGRNNANRKIFNNKYFSFKDKNGVNYDEKKTEKNKNKNEDSNSTNTTNNNNSANQVVGSNNVVPGVSISHNNAYGNPQFLKKYSYADIMDSCKKLTNKDAPPECIDKLMKENVSLFRKGDDQFCWKLNVF; from the coding sequence atgagtaCACACAAAGATAGTAAGGACAATAATGATAACAAAGAGAATAAGGAGAGTGGGAGTGGCACAAAAAAGGTTGTAAAGGGTAGCACTCCAAATAAAAACAGCAATtggaaaataaaagaaagtTCATGGGGAAATGAAGACaaaaacataattaaaaagggaagtgataataatactaaagaaaaaaatgttataaaaaaaaatgaaaataaaaaggagaataaaaatagtacCAACAACAACAACAGCAATGGGGATTGTTTAACTAACAGCAACAATGTTAACAGtattgataaattaaaaaatgaagaaaataaagaagatgTAAATGATGAAATATGTGATGGAAAtcaaaaagataataaagatgaaaaaagaaaaaagaaaaaaaataaggcAAATGCAAATACCGAGAATGGAGAAAATAATAGCGGAAAAGGTAAAGGAAAAGAAGAAATGAATActgaaaattattttgaaaaggataatgataataatacgatgaacataaaaaataataacaataaaaattcaaGTACTCATGGTAAAACAGCCAAAGAAAATAAGCACACAATAAAAAACGAGAAAAATGAATATGGGCACTATAACAATTATAATGGAAACAACAATAATGATTGGAGAGCTAATAATAACTATgatggaaataataaaaatagttcatataattataaaaataataacaatgtaAGCAATGTGAATAGTAATACTAATAAGGATAAAACTAGTGAATATAACGATGCCGGTGCAAATAATAACACACTTATGAAagattttaataaaaagaaagTTTATAATAAGCATGAAAATAACAATACAAATGGAACTGTGAATAATTTTCCAAACAAAAATAGTTACAaatatgattataataataattccccaaataataatacaaacaatagtagcaataataataaaaattacaatattaaaggaaacaaaaattataaaatgaacaatgtagtaaataataataacccTATACCTTACATTGATTATCCTCATAATGAAAATGGAACAAATCCAGTAAACAACATGTTTGTCTATAATAACGGTAATATACTTAATCCTGCTAATAATAGTGTTATAAATGGAAGCATTAATAGTAGcagtaataataacaattatataggaaatggttatttatataattatgctTATAACTGTTTCtttgatgaaaatgaaggtaaaaatatggatttaGCCCCGAATTATTATTCTGCAAAATTCGGCGGAACAGGGCCAGATGGATATAATGCTAATAATACCcctaacaataataatagaaataataatagcaatGGTAACGAAGCGAACGCTATAGATGCTcgatttaattataataaattgatgggggatatatataattacttacctatgaattattattattacaatttaaataatatgtatttCAATAATCCCAaccataataattataataattttcattcTATATATCAtgataatatgaaaaaccgaaaaaataaaaaatttttatatgataaaaataaaaaaaaaaattacaagaATTTAAATACATCGAATATTTACAACGAAATGAAAAATAGAGTTATCGAAATttttaaaagagaaaatattatGTCTGACGAttatttgttatattatatgtataataatatcaAATTAAATATTGACGTAATTGCTAAGCACCCATATATAGCCCCTTTAGTTACCATAGGAGGAGGAGGAGCTCCCGCTACTTCTGCAAATAATGGTAATACAAATGCTACTGttagtgataataataacaataataatatggaaATATTGGCTAATGTTTTGAACGATTTAAAGTGTATTAATGTTGGTAAAAGAGATGATACCATTGATGATGAAACTAAGAAGGGTATTGCCGATTCTGGTAATAATGGTGCCATAGATGTAATCGAAGATTCAGATAATACCAATGCTTTGTTATCTGGTGAAGTTGGAAAGACTTcagataataatataaaaattggtACTTCAGAAGATGTTGTGGCATCACAACATACGGAAGATGGTGATAATgctttgaaaaataaatctGAAAATAATGTAGCCTCAGGGGAAGTTGAAAAAGGCGAAACTCCGGATAGTATTGAGAAATTGGGAAAGGAAAACGAAGCGTCAAAAGCAGGAATTTCCGACAAAGTTGAGGGTACAAAACGTGAAGATTTTGTAAGTGAAGATAAAGGTGAAGAAAAAAGTGGAGATAAAAATAACGAGAATGATGGtaaagataataatgataaaccACAAGAAAGTGATGAAAAAGATGAGAAATTAGAGGATTCAACCGATGGGGCTGGAAAAAATGGGGAAGacgaagaaaaaaaagaaaagaataaaatgacgaaaaaaagtgaagaagaaaaaaatacagaaaaattatcatttgaagaagataataaaaactttttattaaatttgaacaataaaagaaatgtaataataataagagATATAAACTCGCATTATATTAATGTAATAAAAAGCATAGTTTTAAGTACCCCTAATATTCAACCTAATGATGTATTAAACATTCGAAATGATGTTAATAAtactatatttattactttgagaaatgaaaaaaaaacagaagcCTTAGCACAATATTTAAAAACCAAATCAGTAAAtgacaaaaaattaaatgtaaGAATTAAAACAACacaaaaaattcaaaatattattgaaaataatatttttaaaatatcaaatGTAGCTAATAATAATCCTCaagaaaataatagtaatactggaaatgcaaataataatgttgATAGTAGTAGTACTACTACTGTTGCAGGTAGTAGTATTAATCAGGGTACTTCAATAATCGGAGCAAATTCTCAAACCGTTATTGGAGGAATTCCAAATTCTTCTAACCCACCTGCAATGCCTATAGGGCCTccaaaacatttttataattacaataatttatattatatacctaATGGGTTAAATggttatgataataatatgtatggGCATCATGGAGGAAATAATCCCAACCCTCATTTTGATGCATATTTTAATTACTACAATTATAATGTTAATAATTCATCTCATAACTTATTTccaaatatgaatatatatgatccatataatgcatataatatgtataacgATATGTATGGTCAAGGAAATGATATGAAAGGAAATAAGCATATGCATAATAATCATAAAggtatgaaatatataagagGAATGGATGGAACTAATAATAACATGGTACGAATGCCAGGAAATTATAATGGGTTAGATGGAGAAaactattataataatatgtataataataatattatgcCAGGGGGCGTAAATAGTGTAAGTTATACTAATGCTCATTTGGATagtggaaataataataagaaaaatgaGAAATATAATGATGATTCAAGAAAGTTTTATGgtgataatgataaaaataataatgtggCGAGAGGATCGAAAAACGCAAAAGATACACCAAATGATGGTAATAATAGTGGAAGAAAAAATAACCGAAacaataatagtaataataatgcaaaaaataattcaaaaaataactcaaaaaataataggaACAGAAGTAGAAGTAGTAGTAATTGCAATAATAACACAAATggaaacaataataataataatagtaataatggaaGTGGCAATAATGGAAATAGTGGTAATAGTGGAAATAGTGgaactaataataatagcggaaataacaataacaatagtaatagtaataataatagtggtAATACTAATGGAAATGATAATAAGAACATGATGAAAGTAAATGATTATGGAAAAAATTTTAAGtccaataaaaataataaaaaagagcCACATGGTATGAAATATGAAAATGTGGGCACAAAAAATGATGGTAAAACAtttgaaagaaaaaaagggaaaggatattttaacaaaaaaaatatcaatgcCATTAGcagcaataataataaaggtGTAGAAAAAAAAGCTTCGAACGGTGGAAACGGGGAAGGAGATGAAGAattagagaaaaaaaaaaaaaaaaaaaatgaaattaaaaaaaaaactgatATCACTGAAAATGAAGATTCAAATGATTCAATAAAAACTGctcatgaaaaaaaaaaaaagccaTTAAAGAaagataatgataaaaataataaccaAATAGATGGTGAGCAAAATGGTACCAATGAAGATGAGCATGATGAAGATAGAAAAGGTAATAAAAAGGAATGGAAAAACAAGGATAGCAATAATTCCAATTCATTGGGTACTGATTCAAAGGATCAGACAAAATATAATGGTAGAAATAATGCTAATCgaaaaattttcaataataaatatttttcattcaAAGATAAGAATGGAGTTAACTATGACGAAAAAAAAAcggagaaaaataaaaacaaaaatgaaGATAGTAATAGTACTAACACAactaacaataataattcaGCTAATCAAGTTGTTGGATCAAACAATGTGGTTCCCGGAGTTAGCATCAGTCATAATAATGCTTATGGGAATccacaatttttaaaaaaatattcatatgcTGATATAATGGATTCATGTAAAAAACTAACAAACAAAGATGCACCTCCTGAATGTATTGACAAATTAATGAAAGAAAATGTTTCTCTTTTTAGAAAAGGGGACGATCAATTTTGTTGGAAGTTAAACGTTTTCTAA